A part of Capsicum annuum cultivar UCD-10X-F1 chromosome 6, UCD10Xv1.1, whole genome shotgun sequence genomic DNA contains:
- the LOC107873087 gene encoding non-specific lipid transfer protein GPI-anchored 5 → MADHRYEMSLAVIVFAVIWTGAIAQESNDCTNVLITMFPCLNYITDSSVLQISGCCTQLSTVVNEKPECLCQVLNGDNSDLGLNINPSEASALTTACKVQTPSASRCNRRSPASKGGSNDATSTNMAAPLSLFFLFIASYASIINMP, encoded by the exons ATGGCTGATCACAGGTACGAAATGAGTCTTGCCGTGATTGTGTTTGCGGTGATCTGGACTGGAGCAATCGCTCAAGAAAGCAATGACTGCACAAACGTGTTGATCACCATGTTTCCTTGCCTGAACTACATCACGGACAGCTCCGTGCTGCAAATCTCAGGTTGCTGCACACAACTTAGCACAGTGGTTAATGAAAAGCCAGAGTGCTTGTGCCAAGTCCTCAATGGGGATAATTCCGACCTGGGACTCAACATTAACCCGTCTGAGGCTTCGGCTCTCACTACTGCTTGCAAAGTTCAGACTCCATCTGCTAGCCGCTGCAACA GACGTAGCCCGGCATCAAAAGGAGGTTCCAATGACGCAACTTCAACCAATATGGCAGCTCCTCTTTCCTTATTCTTTCTCTTTATTGCTTCTTATGCTTCAATAATCAACATGCCCTAA
- the LOC107873086 gene encoding protein CDC73 homolog, translating into MDPLTLLREYTIRNELHNIIRVGDDYRFGNDYSFPCTIETAYRSKHVQANRYTLETLINFITNHHLKHTEYIQQSRSLRIPAVTLPDRKPLLDYLTGKTASSDSIEFVKFPQHNDAAAVPGLGVEDVRVLENENQKQNPIELIKAVEKPLKDREAILFCKNRDFYSVFTAALRRDEERQRAESLQRKDGLVAKSRIERGFGGGGDELGYDGGPKAKMHLKGSKIGEGVPIILVPSAFSTLITIYNVKEFLEDGVFIPTDVKLKQMKGSKPDCITVQKKFSRDRVVTAYEVRDKPSALKTEDWDRVVAVFVLGKEWQFKDWPFKDHVEIFNRIVGFFLRFEDDSVESAKTVKQWNVKIISISKNKRHQDRAAALEVWDKLEEFMRSRSH; encoded by the exons ATGGATCCGCTCACACTCCTCCGGGAGTACACAATCCGCAACGAGCTCCACAACATCATCCGCGTCGGCGACGACTACCGTTTCGGCAACGACTACTCTTTCCCTTGCACTATCGAAACCGCTTATCGCTCGAAGCACGTACAAGCCAATCGCTACACTCTTGAAACCCTAATCAACTTCATCACCAATCACCACCTCAAACACACCGAGTACATCCAACAATCTCGCTCCCTCCGTATCCCCGCTGTCACACTACCCGATCGTAAACCCCTCCTCGATTACCTCACCGGTAAAACCGCCTCCTCCGATTCCATCGAATTCGTCAAATTCCCACAGCACAATGACGCTGCTGCGGTTCCCGGTTTGGGTGTTGAGGATGTTAGGGttttggaaaatgaaaatcaGAAGCAGAACCCGATTGAGTTGATTAAAGCTGTGGAGAAGCCGTTGAAGGATAGAGAAGCGATTTTGTTTTGTAAGAATAGGGATTTTTACAGTGTGTTTACGGCGGCGTTGAGGAGAGATGAGGAACGGCAGAGGGCGGAGTCTTTGCAGAGGAAAGATGGGTTGGTAGCGAAGAGTAGGATAGAGAGAGGATTTGGAGGTGGTGGTGATGAGTTAGGGTATGATGGAGGTCCGAAAGCAAAAATGCATTTGAAAGGAAGTAAGATAGGGGAGGGAGTTCCGATTATTTTGGTTCCCAGTGCGTTTTCAACGTTGATTACGATTTATAATGTGAAGGAGTTTTTGGAGGATGGTGTGTTTATACCAACTGATGTGAAGTTGAAGCAGATGAAGGGGTCGAAACCGGATTGTATTACGGTGCAAAAGAAGTTTAGTAGGGATAGGGTGGTTACGGCGTATGAGGTAAGGGATAAGCCTTCTGCGTTGAAGACGGAGGATTGGGATCGTGTGGTGGCGGTTTTTGTGTTGGGGAAAGAATGGCAGTTTAAAGATTGGCCTTTTAAGGATCACGTTGAGATCTTTAACAGGA TTGTAGGTTTTTTCTTGCGTTTTGAGGATGACAGCGTGGAGTCAGCAAAGACTGTGAAGCAATGGAATGTCAAGATTATTTCG ATAAGTAAGAACAAACGCCACCAGGACAGAGCTGCAGCACTTGAGGTGTGGGACAAACTTGAAGAATTTATGCGGTCTCGGTCGCATTGA